In Streptantibioticus cattleyicolor NRRL 8057 = DSM 46488, a genomic segment contains:
- the dapA gene encoding 4-hydroxy-tetrahydrodipicolinate synthase, producing the protein MAPTSTPQTPFGRVLTAMVTPFTADGALDVDGAQRLAAHLVDAGNDGLVVNGTTGESPTTSDAEKELLVRAVREAVGDRAFVVAGVGTNDTRHSVELARQAERAGAHGLLTVTPYYSKPTQEGLLRHFTAIADATGLPVMLYDIPGRSGVPIQTETIVRLADHPRIVANKDAKGDLGRASWAIARSGLAWYSGDDMLNLPLLSVGAVGFVSVVAHLVTAELRALLEAYLAGDVAKATEIHQKLLPVYTGMFRTQGVITTKAALARRGLPGGPLRLPLVELSAEEAEVLAKDLAAGGVQL; encoded by the coding sequence ATGGCTCCGACCTCCACACCGCAGACCCCCTTCGGGCGGGTCCTGACCGCCATGGTCACGCCGTTCACCGCGGACGGCGCTCTCGACGTCGACGGCGCCCAGCGCCTCGCCGCCCACCTGGTGGACGCCGGCAACGACGGCCTGGTCGTCAACGGCACCACCGGTGAGTCCCCGACCACCAGCGATGCGGAGAAAGAGCTGCTCGTACGGGCCGTCCGGGAGGCCGTCGGCGACCGTGCCTTCGTGGTGGCCGGCGTCGGCACCAACGACACCCGGCACAGCGTCGAACTGGCCCGCCAGGCCGAGCGGGCCGGCGCCCACGGACTGCTGACCGTCACGCCGTACTACAGCAAGCCCACCCAGGAGGGGCTGCTGCGCCACTTCACGGCCATCGCGGACGCCACCGGGCTGCCCGTGATGCTCTACGACATCCCCGGCCGCAGCGGCGTCCCGATCCAGACCGAGACCATCGTCCGCCTCGCCGACCACCCCAGGATCGTCGCCAACAAGGACGCCAAGGGCGACCTCGGCCGCGCCAGCTGGGCCATCGCCCGCTCCGGCCTGGCCTGGTACTCCGGCGACGACATGCTCAACCTGCCGCTGCTGTCGGTCGGCGCGGTCGGCTTCGTCTCGGTCGTGGCCCATCTGGTCACCGCCGAGCTGCGCGCCCTGCTGGAGGCGTACCTGGCCGGTGACGTGGCCAAGGCCACCGAGATCCACCAGAAGCTGCTCCCCGTCTACACCGGTATGTTCCGCACCCAGGGCGTGATCACCACCAAGGCGGCGCTGGCCCGGCGCGGCCTGCCCGGCGGCCCGCTGCGGCTGCCGCTGGTCGAGCTCTCCGCCGAGGAGGCCGAGGTGCTGGCGAAGGATCTCGCCGCCGGCGGGGTACAGCTGTAG
- the dapB gene encoding 4-hydroxy-tetrahydrodipicolinate reductase has protein sequence MSKLRVAVIGARGRIGSEAVRAVEAADDLELVAAIGRGDPLDALTAAGAEVAVELTHPDAVMENLRFCTRNGIHAVVGTTGWTEERLAVLDGWLAGTPETGVLIAPNFSIGAVLTMRFAQQAARFFDSVEVVELHHSGKADAPSGTATRTAQLIAAARERAGRERQQDPTTHGLAGARGADVDGVPVHAVRLRGLLAHQEVLFGDTGETLTIRHDSLHHSCFMPGILLAVRKVAAHPGVTFGLEHFLDLD, from the coding sequence ATGAGCAAGCTCCGCGTGGCCGTCATCGGCGCCCGTGGCCGGATCGGCTCCGAGGCGGTACGGGCCGTGGAGGCCGCCGACGACCTGGAACTGGTCGCCGCGATCGGCCGCGGTGACCCGCTGGACGCGCTGACGGCGGCCGGCGCCGAGGTCGCCGTCGAACTCACCCACCCCGACGCGGTCATGGAGAACCTGCGGTTCTGCACCCGCAACGGCATCCACGCCGTGGTCGGCACCACCGGCTGGACCGAGGAGCGCCTCGCCGTGCTCGACGGCTGGCTGGCCGGAACGCCGGAGACGGGCGTGCTCATCGCCCCCAACTTCTCCATCGGCGCCGTGCTCACCATGCGCTTCGCCCAGCAGGCGGCCCGCTTCTTCGACTCCGTCGAGGTCGTCGAACTGCACCACAGCGGCAAGGCCGACGCCCCCTCCGGCACCGCCACCCGCACCGCCCAGCTGATCGCCGCCGCCCGCGAACGGGCCGGCCGGGAACGCCAGCAGGACCCCACCACCCACGGGCTGGCGGGCGCCCGCGGGGCCGACGTGGACGGGGTGCCGGTGCACGCGGTACGGCTGCGCGGCCTCCTCGCCCACCAGGAGGTGCTCTTCGGCGACACCGGCGAGACGCTCACCATCCGCCACGACTCGCTGCACCACAGCTGCTTCATGCCCGGCATCCTGCTGGCCGTGCGCAAGGTCGCCGCGCACCCCGGGGTGACCTTCGGCCTGGAGCACTTCCTGGATCTGGACTGA
- a CDS encoding ribonuclease J encodes MSHPHPDLSSPPALAEGALRVTPLGGLGEIGRNMTVFEYGGRLLIVDCGVLFPEEEQPGIDLILPDFTSIRDRLDDIVGIVLTHGHEDHIGGVPYLLREKPDIPLVGSKLTLALIEAKLAEHRIRPYTLEVAEGQRERIGPFDCEFVAVNHSIPDALAVAIRTPAGMVVHTGDFKMDQLPLDGRLTDLPAFARLGEEGIDLLLSDSTNAEVPGFIPHERDISPVLRQVFAKAERRIIVASFASHVHRIQQVLDAAYEYGRRVAFVGRSMVRNMGIARDLGYLRVPGGLVVDVKTLDDLPEEEIVLICTGSQGEPMAALSRMANRDHQIRIVEGDTVILASSLIPGNEAAVYRVINGLTRWGAHVVHKGNAKVHVSGHASAGELLYFYNICKPRNLMPVHGEWRHLRANADLGVATGVPRNRVVIPEDGVVVDLADGVAKIVGKVPAGYVYVDGLSVGDVTETSLKDRRILGEEGIVSVFVVVDTSTGKIVGGPDIQARGSGIDDEAFTPVIGKIEDALLKSAADGIVEPHQLQQLIRRAVGKWVSDTYRRRPMILPVVVEV; translated from the coding sequence TTGAGCCATCCGCACCCTGATCTGTCGTCCCCGCCTGCCCTGGCGGAGGGCGCCCTCCGTGTGACCCCGCTCGGCGGCCTCGGCGAGATCGGCCGCAACATGACGGTCTTCGAGTACGGCGGCCGGCTGCTGATCGTCGACTGCGGGGTGCTCTTCCCCGAGGAGGAGCAGCCCGGAATCGACTTGATCCTGCCGGACTTCACCTCCATCCGGGACCGCCTCGACGACATCGTCGGCATCGTCCTCACCCACGGGCACGAGGACCACATCGGCGGCGTCCCCTACCTGCTGCGCGAGAAGCCGGACATCCCGCTGGTCGGCTCCAAGCTGACCCTGGCGCTGATCGAGGCCAAGCTCGCCGAGCACCGCATCCGCCCCTACACCCTGGAGGTGGCCGAGGGGCAGCGCGAGCGCATCGGCCCGTTCGACTGCGAGTTCGTCGCCGTCAACCACTCCATCCCGGACGCGCTCGCGGTCGCCATCCGCACCCCGGCCGGCATGGTGGTGCACACCGGCGACTTCAAGATGGACCAGCTCCCGCTCGACGGCCGCCTCACCGACCTGCCCGCCTTCGCCCGCCTCGGCGAGGAGGGCATCGACCTGCTGCTGTCGGACTCCACCAACGCCGAGGTCCCCGGCTTCATCCCGCACGAGCGCGACATCTCGCCGGTGCTGCGCCAGGTCTTCGCCAAGGCCGAACGCCGCATCATCGTGGCCAGTTTCGCCAGCCACGTGCACCGCATCCAGCAGGTGCTCGACGCCGCCTACGAGTACGGGCGCCGGGTCGCCTTCGTCGGCCGCTCCATGGTCCGCAACATGGGCATCGCCCGTGACCTGGGCTATCTGCGCGTCCCCGGCGGACTGGTGGTGGACGTGAAGACGCTGGACGACCTCCCCGAGGAGGAGATCGTCCTGATCTGCACCGGTTCACAGGGCGAACCCATGGCCGCGCTCTCCCGCATGGCCAACCGCGACCACCAGATCCGCATCGTCGAGGGCGACACCGTCATCCTCGCCTCGTCGCTGATCCCGGGGAACGAGGCCGCGGTCTACCGGGTCATCAACGGACTGACCCGGTGGGGCGCCCACGTCGTGCACAAGGGCAACGCCAAGGTGCACGTCTCCGGTCACGCCTCGGCCGGCGAACTGCTGTACTTCTACAACATCTGCAAGCCCCGCAACCTGATGCCGGTGCACGGCGAGTGGCGTCACCTGCGCGCCAACGCCGACCTCGGCGTCGCCACCGGGGTGCCCAGGAACCGGGTGGTCATCCCCGAGGACGGCGTGGTGGTCGACCTCGCCGACGGCGTAGCCAAGATCGTCGGCAAGGTCCCCGCCGGGTACGTGTACGTGGACGGCCTCTCGGTCGGCGACGTCACCGAGACCTCCCTGAAGGATCGCCGCATCCTGGGCGAGGAGGGCATCGTCTCGGTCTTCGTGGTGGTGGACACCAGCACCGGCAAGATCGTGGGCGGCCCGGACATCCAGGCCCGCGGTTCCGGAATCGACGACGAGGCGTTCACCCCGGTCATCGGCAAGATCGAGGACGCGCTGCTCAAGTCGGCCGCCGACGGCATCGTCGAGCCCCACCAGCTGCAACAGCTGATCCGCCGCGCGGTCGGCAAGTGGGTCTCCGACACCTACCGCCGACGCCCGATGATCCTGCCTGTGGTGGTTGAGGTCTGA
- a CDS encoding PH domain-containing protein — protein MTLSFLAPDSAHDEHSLDRADASADPGRDGWRRPYRPGPWRVAVAAVLLVVASYLLFAGLIVAAAGETGRAGVLVGAGVVVTAVAGRLLCCGVRVGRAGLRVTGLLRTTTWRWERIAQVRTVQQPVRLLGLPRTVQGQALVLRPVRGQAPRPLLTDRDADFMGRPEAFDIAADAIEDAVVQARG, from the coding sequence GTGACCTTGTCCTTCCTCGCCCCCGACAGCGCCCATGACGAGCACTCGCTGGACCGGGCGGACGCCTCGGCGGATCCGGGGCGGGACGGCTGGCGGCGCCCCTACCGGCCGGGGCCGTGGCGGGTGGCGGTGGCGGCGGTGCTGCTGGTGGTCGCTTCGTACCTGCTGTTCGCCGGGTTGATCGTGGCGGCGGCCGGGGAGACGGGGCGGGCCGGGGTGCTGGTGGGCGCCGGGGTGGTGGTGACGGCGGTGGCCGGGCGGCTGCTGTGCTGCGGGGTCCGGGTGGGGCGCGCGGGGCTGCGGGTGACCGGCCTGCTGCGGACCACCACCTGGCGCTGGGAGCGGATAGCCCAGGTGCGTACCGTTCAGCAGCCGGTGCGGCTGCTGGGGTTGCCGCGGACGGTGCAGGGGCAGGCGCTGGTGCTGCGTCCGGTGCGCGGTCAGGCGCCGCGCCCGCTGCTGACCGATCGCGACGCCGACTTCATGGGCCGCCCGGAGGCGTTCGACATCGCCGCGGACGCCATAGAGGACGCGGTCGTCCAGGCCCGGGGCTGA
- a CDS encoding SpoIIE family protein phosphatase yields MITARAAATFEPVGRSVATARAFVRDTLQGWGFADVVDDAVVLTSELVTNAVVHAGTAAEVCCLRYPSAVRVEVADRYPEREVPLQDVAHPTGSTDREGGRGLILCAALAGRWGVEYTATHKQVWFQLELPERPAGTRSAGPALPLAALPLADARVRVAVVQVDSDGAITGWNDDARALFGHPADQVVGKPLGDLTAWPQTPGTGFGLAEALRLSRWEGSYGIRGADGKILSVYGSHLRVRDSSGEPSTVCLLVPEEERAVLQSPSRTPAQDPSPADRGKSADPFEVFIGSPAPDDLDGLLQRTVERARDMLDGDAAYLLLATDDETELEVRASTGLPSARQRFARVPVEAGTGRYGSARMPAVHEDLTVAPGAVPLLAGTGMRSVVTVPLKVEGRLTGSLGVAAETPGRYSNEEALRLQFAADRIALAVESARLTELERLRRGSLSFLVEASDLLAGTLERDQTLALMAQMTVPTLASWCAVYTIAEQSEPELAFVLHEDEDRIDGLKALLARISPPPSDPTPGARPWTAPGEAAQSLALRATLRSVSLTDAARPAGPGIAQATAQAVGGETVVLPLVARNRVIGMLTLGKPADERFRQEILELAEDLSRRAALALDNARLYSERTAISQSLQRSLLPPELPTVPGVEVEVIYQAAGEGNEVGGDFYDLFPIREGCWGFAIGDVCGTGPEAAAVTGLARHALRLLAREGFGGPAVLERLNAAILDEGSRSRFLTLLYGELWPQEDGGALLKVVCAGHPLPLRLRQDGTVEPAAEPQPLLGVIDDLELVEQSVTLDPGDVLLCVTDGVTERREGGRMLGDDGLAEVLAQSTGLTAGAVAARVQRAVERFAAEPPSDDMAILAMRVPEEPVPAAEQRPL; encoded by the coding sequence GTGATCACCGCGCGGGCAGCCGCAACCTTCGAACCGGTCGGACGCTCGGTCGCCACCGCCCGCGCCTTCGTCCGCGACACGCTCCAGGGCTGGGGCTTCGCCGACGTGGTGGACGACGCCGTCGTCCTCACCAGCGAGCTGGTCACCAACGCCGTGGTGCACGCCGGCACCGCCGCCGAGGTGTGCTGCCTGCGCTACCCGTCGGCCGTACGGGTCGAGGTGGCCGACCGCTACCCGGAACGCGAGGTACCGCTCCAGGATGTGGCCCACCCCACCGGCTCCACCGACCGGGAGGGCGGCCGGGGGCTGATCCTGTGCGCCGCGCTGGCCGGCCGCTGGGGCGTGGAGTACACCGCCACCCACAAGCAGGTCTGGTTCCAACTCGAACTGCCGGAACGTCCCGCCGGCACCCGCTCGGCCGGCCCCGCCCTGCCGCTGGCCGCGCTGCCGCTGGCCGACGCCCGGGTCCGGGTGGCCGTGGTCCAGGTGGACAGCGACGGCGCCATCACCGGCTGGAACGACGACGCGCGGGCGCTCTTCGGCCACCCCGCCGACCAGGTCGTCGGCAAGCCGCTGGGCGACCTGACCGCCTGGCCGCAGACCCCGGGCACCGGCTTCGGGCTCGCCGAGGCGCTGCGCCTGTCGCGCTGGGAGGGCTCGTACGGGATCCGCGGCGCCGACGGCAAGATCCTCTCGGTCTACGGCTCCCACCTGCGGGTGCGCGACTCCTCCGGGGAGCCGTCCACCGTCTGCCTGCTGGTGCCGGAGGAGGAACGGGCGGTGCTGCAGAGCCCGTCCCGGACGCCGGCGCAGGACCCGTCGCCGGCCGACCGCGGCAAGTCCGCCGACCCCTTCGAGGTCTTCATCGGCTCCCCCGCCCCGGACGACCTCGACGGACTGCTCCAGCGCACCGTCGAACGCGCCCGCGACATGCTCGACGGCGACGCCGCCTACCTGCTGCTCGCCACCGACGACGAGACCGAGCTGGAGGTCCGCGCCTCCACCGGGCTCCCCTCCGCCCGGCAGCGCTTCGCCCGCGTGCCGGTCGAGGCGGGTACCGGACGGTACGGCAGCGCGCGGATGCCCGCCGTCCACGAGGACCTCACCGTCGCCCCCGGCGCCGTGCCGCTGCTGGCCGGCACCGGGATGCGCTCGGTGGTCACCGTTCCGCTGAAGGTCGAAGGGCGGCTCACCGGTTCGCTCGGGGTGGCCGCGGAGACCCCAGGGCGGTACAGCAACGAGGAGGCGCTGCGGCTCCAGTTCGCCGCCGACCGGATCGCGCTGGCCGTGGAGAGCGCCCGGCTGACCGAGCTGGAACGGCTGCGCCGCGGTTCGCTGTCGTTCCTGGTGGAGGCGTCCGATCTGCTGGCCGGGACGCTGGAGCGGGACCAGACGCTGGCGTTGATGGCGCAGATGACGGTGCCCACGCTGGCGAGCTGGTGCGCCGTCTACACCATCGCCGAGCAGTCGGAGCCGGAGCTGGCCTTCGTGCTCCACGAGGACGAGGACCGCATCGACGGGCTCAAGGCGCTGCTGGCCCGGATCTCCCCGCCGCCGTCCGACCCGACGCCGGGCGCCCGCCCCTGGACGGCGCCGGGCGAGGCGGCCCAGTCGCTGGCGCTGCGGGCCACGCTGCGCAGCGTCTCCCTGACCGACGCCGCCCGCCCGGCCGGACCCGGGATCGCTCAGGCCACCGCGCAGGCGGTCGGCGGCGAGACGGTGGTGCTCCCGCTGGTCGCCCGCAACCGCGTGATCGGCATGCTCACCCTGGGCAAACCGGCCGACGAACGGTTCCGCCAGGAGATCCTGGAACTCGCCGAGGACCTCTCCCGGCGGGCCGCCCTCGCGCTGGACAACGCCCGGCTCTACTCCGAGCGCACCGCGATCAGCCAGTCGCTCCAGCGCAGCCTGCTCCCGCCGGAGCTGCCCACGGTGCCCGGCGTCGAGGTCGAGGTGATCTACCAGGCGGCCGGTGAGGGCAACGAGGTCGGCGGCGACTTCTACGACCTCTTCCCGATCCGGGAGGGCTGCTGGGGCTTCGCCATCGGCGACGTGTGCGGCACCGGCCCGGAGGCGGCGGCGGTCACCGGGCTGGCCCGGCACGCGCTGCGCCTGCTGGCCCGGGAGGGCTTCGGCGGCCCGGCGGTGCTGGAACGCCTCAACGCGGCCATCCTGGACGAGGGTTCCCGCAGCCGCTTCCTGACCTTGCTGTACGGGGAGTTGTGGCCGCAGGAGGACGGCGGCGCGCTGCTGAAGGTGGTCTGCGCCGGCCATCCGCTGCCGTTGCGGCTGCGTCAGGACGGCACGGTGGAGCCGGCCGCCGAGCCGCAGCCGCTGCTCGGTGTCATCGACGACCTGGAGCTGGTCGAGCAGAGCGTGACGCTGGACCCGGGCGACGTGCTGCTGTGCGTCACCGACGGGGTCACCGAGCGCCGCGAGGGCGGCCGGATGCTCGGCGACGACGGCCTCGCCGAGGTGCTGGCGCAGTCCACCGGGCTCACCGCGGGCGCGGTGGCCGCCCGGGTCCAGCGGGCGGTGGAACGCTTCGCCGCCGAGCCGCCCTCCGACGACATGGCGATCCTGGCGATGCGCGTCCCGGAGGAGCCGGTACCCGCCGCGGAGCAGCGCCCGTTGTGA
- the thyX gene encoding FAD-dependent thymidylate synthase, which translates to MTDNSTPSPGTGVRFRSDVSVELVKHDASDTDVLFAARVSTVGEQSIDELGKDPERSKGLINYLMRDRHGSPFEHNSMTFLVSAPIFVFREFMRHRVGWSYNEESGRYRELQPVFYVPGEDRKLVQQGRPGKYEFVPGTPEQHKITTEEMETTYREAYASYRRMLDAGVAREVARAVLPVGLFSSMYATCNARSLMHFLSLRTQHEQAKVASFPQREIEMVAERMEAHWAGLMPLTYAAFNANGRIAP; encoded by the coding sequence GTGACCGACAACTCCACCCCCTCCCCCGGAACCGGCGTCCGGTTCCGCAGCGACGTGAGCGTGGAGCTGGTCAAGCACGACGCGTCCGACACCGACGTGCTCTTCGCGGCGCGCGTCTCGACCGTCGGTGAGCAGTCGATCGACGAGCTCGGCAAGGACCCGGAGCGGTCCAAGGGACTGATCAACTACCTGATGCGCGACCGGCACGGCAGCCCGTTCGAGCACAACTCGATGACCTTCCTGGTCAGCGCCCCGATCTTCGTCTTCCGCGAGTTCATGCGGCACCGCGTCGGCTGGTCCTACAACGAGGAGTCCGGCCGCTACCGCGAGCTCCAGCCGGTCTTCTACGTCCCCGGCGAGGACCGCAAGCTGGTCCAGCAGGGCCGCCCGGGCAAGTACGAGTTCGTCCCCGGCACCCCGGAGCAGCACAAGATCACCACCGAGGAGATGGAGACCACCTACCGCGAGGCGTACGCCTCCTACCGGCGGATGCTGGACGCGGGCGTCGCCCGCGAGGTGGCCCGCGCGGTCCTCCCGGTCGGCCTGTTCTCCTCGATGTACGCCACCTGCAACGCCCGCTCGCTGATGCACTTCCTCTCCCTGCGCACCCAGCACGAGCAGGCCAAGGTGGCCTCCTTCCCGCAGCGCGAGATCGAGATGGTGGCCGAGCGGATGGAGGCCCACTGGGCCGGGCTCATGCCGTTGACCTACGCCGCCTTCAACGCCAACGGCCGGATCGCGCCCTGA
- a CDS encoding DegT/DnrJ/EryC1/StrS family aminotransferase, whose protein sequence is MRPNGGVVEGSLVAAFEAELSERLGGDRTVVALPAAVPALTSALTALGIGPGDEVVVAAYGPAATADAVRLAGAVPAFADIDPRTFCLAPEAVQHALTPRTAAVVAAHRFGHPAGVAQLAAVARRAGLALVEDVTEALEARVGERPAGSFGTVTVHRSAVASSDAAVLRALRGRRGPGFPGTPETVGEARAELAGTEGAAARRRAHARVLDAALSGVLVPYTEPGVRHVYQRYVVRIPGNGRPDRDVFAKALAARGVAATVPVTVPVHRLPAHRGSRNAELPGTERAVADALALPLDPSQTVRDVERIVAACNALGGPL, encoded by the coding sequence GTGCGGCCCAACGGCGGTGTTGTCGAAGGCTCGTTGGTGGCGGCCTTCGAGGCGGAACTCTCCGAACGGCTCGGCGGTGACCGCACCGTGGTCGCCCTCCCCGCCGCCGTACCCGCTCTGACCTCGGCTCTCACCGCGCTCGGCATCGGCCCCGGGGACGAGGTCGTGGTGGCCGCCTACGGGCCGGCCGCCACCGCCGACGCCGTGCGCCTCGCCGGAGCCGTCCCGGCCTTCGCCGACATCGATCCGCGGACGTTCTGCCTCGCCCCCGAGGCCGTCCAGCACGCCCTGACGCCCCGCACGGCGGCCGTCGTCGCCGCCCACCGCTTCGGACACCCCGCGGGCGTGGCGCAACTGGCGGCCGTGGCGCGGCGGGCGGGGCTGGCGCTGGTGGAGGACGTCACCGAGGCGCTGGAAGCCCGGGTGGGGGAGCGGCCGGCCGGGAGCTTCGGCACCGTCACCGTCCACCGTTCCGCCGTCGCCAGCAGCGACGCGGCGGTCCTGCGCGCCCTGCGGGGACGGCGCGGCCCCGGCTTCCCGGGCACGCCGGAGACCGTCGGCGAGGCCCGTGCCGAACTGGCCGGCACCGAGGGGGCCGCCGCCCGCCGACGCGCCCACGCCCGCGTCCTGGACGCCGCGTTGAGCGGCGTACTCGTCCCGTACACCGAACCCGGGGTGCGCCACGTCTACCAGCGCTACGTCGTCCGGATCCCCGGGAACGGGCGGCCCGACCGCGACGTGTTCGCCAAGGCGCTCGCCGCCCGCGGGGTGGCCGCGACGGTACCGGTGACCGTCCCCGTCCACCGGCTGCCCGCGCACCGCGGGAGCCGGAATGCCGAACTCCCCGGCACCGAACGGGCGGTGGCCGACGCGCTGGCGTTGCCGCTCGATCCGTCGCAGACCGTACGGGACGTCGAGCGGATCGTGGCGGCGTGCAATGCGCTGGGCGGACCGCTGTGA
- a CDS encoding tetratricopeptide repeat protein, translated as MRAKITYFVLAAVLVVYFVLAGSRGVVLIEQGTPVTVVFGVAVLVIPVIGAWFLWQTTAFARNADRLARELDAEGGLPVDELVRTPGGRIDRDSADAVFARRKAEAEASPQDWRVWFRLAVAYHDARDTPRARKAMQRAIALHDGRPVRS; from the coding sequence ATGCGCGCCAAGATCACCTATTTCGTCCTCGCCGCCGTGCTGGTCGTCTACTTCGTACTGGCCGGCAGCAGGGGCGTCGTCCTCATCGAGCAGGGCACCCCGGTCACCGTGGTCTTCGGGGTGGCCGTGCTGGTGATCCCGGTCATCGGGGCCTGGTTCCTCTGGCAGACCACCGCGTTCGCCCGCAACGCCGACCGGCTCGCCCGGGAACTCGACGCCGAGGGCGGGCTGCCGGTGGACGAGCTGGTCCGCACCCCCGGCGGCCGGATCGACCGCGACTCGGCCGACGCGGTCTTCGCCCGGCGCAAGGCGGAGGCCGAGGCGTCCCCGCAGGACTGGCGGGTCTGGTTCCGCCTCGCCGTCGCCTACCACGACGCCCGGGACACCCCACGGGCCCGCAAGGCCATGCAGCGCGCCATCGCCCTGCACGACGGCCGCCCGGTGCGTTCGTAG